A stretch of the Panicum virgatum strain AP13 chromosome 9N, P.virgatum_v5, whole genome shotgun sequence genome encodes the following:
- the LOC120688733 gene encoding uncharacterized protein LOC120688733 has protein sequence MITRSKLVEQLRDYQIRSQHKRDIIGAISWGLLCCFLIISSYMTLYFRHFWLSAVIISLGILLPAGLYILRQRKLAKKRERRLLLPLSM, from the exons ATGATAACCCGGTcgaagctggtggagcagctccGCGACTACCAGATCCGATCCCAGCACAA GCGTGACATTATCGGAGCAATCTCATGGGGCTTGCTGTGTTGCTTTCTGATAATATCCTCGTACATGACGCTATACTTCAGGCACTTTTGGCTTAGTGCTGTTATCATCTCACTCGGCATTCTTCTTCCTGCCGGCCTGTATATTTTGAGGCAGAGAAAGCTGGCTAAGAAGAGAGAAAGAAGACTGTTGTTGCCTCTCTCCATGTAA
- the LOC120688734 gene encoding cyclin-dependent kinase 5 homolog, with amino-acid sequence MAACVEVEPAAAARPAGLKRKRIAVSSAEPYDEMSRLGEGAFGAVVKARHRGTGQIVAIKRVGEAHGGHAALLREARFLEEASGGAANPFVVGFHGVVRAPATLDLGLVMECVGPSLHGLLRQRGAR; translated from the coding sequence ATGGCCGCCTGCGTAGAGGTAgagcctgctgccgctgcgAGGCCGGCCGGTCTGAAGAGGAAGCGCATCGCCGTCAGCAGCGCGGAGCCGTACGACGAGATGAGCCGCCTCGGCGAGGGGGCCTTCGGCGCGGTCGTCAAGGCGCGCCACCGCGGCACGGGCCAGATCGTCGCCATCAAGCGCGTCGGCGAGGCCCACGGCGGGCACGCTGCGCTGCTGCGGGAGGCGCGCTTCCTCGAGGAGGCGTCAGGCGGCGCCGCCAACCCATTCGTCGTCGGCTTCCACGGCGTCGTCCGCGCCCCGGCCACCTTGGACCTCGGCCTCGTCATGGAGTGCGTAGGCCCCAGCCTCCAcggcctcctccgccagcgCGGGGCCC